GCAGACGCAGAAGGTAATGTTGAAATGACAGACTAAATTTGTGGAATGTTGCTATGAAAAAAGGCCCCTTATTTTATAGGGGCTTTTTATATTATAAAATTGAATATTTAGATTATTAAAAATTAAATATGAGTAGATTATTAACATTTATCATCATCTTAAGTACTTTGTTATTGAATTGTCAAAATGAAGAAAAGGAGAACACATTACTTCCAATAAGTGTCAATGGTAATTTTGGTTTTATCAATTATGATGGTGAAATGGTTATTGAACCTATCTATGATGATTTCGAAGGCTATTCGAACGGTATAATTGGTGTCGGTTTTAATGGAAAAGATGGTTTTATTAATGAAAAAGGAGAAGAGATTACAGGATTTATATATGATCGTGTTCGATATTTTAACGATGGCTTAGCAAGTGTACGCCTAAACCGAAAATACGGATTTGTTAATTTTGAAGGAGATGTCGTAATTCCAATTAAATATGATTTTGTTTTTCACTTCAGTAATGGTATGGCAGCTTTTAGCAATGTAGGCCAGTCTCGAATTTATGGATACCTAAATACAAAAGGTGATGTAATTGTAGAGCCTATTTTTAACGTAGCTAACTCATTTTATGAAGGCTTTGCTGCTGTAAAGGTGGATGATAAATTTGGTTTTATTAACAAAAAAGGCGAATATATTACAGAGCTTGTGTATGACGAAGTTGGTGATTTTTTTCAAGGCTATGCGGCAGTTAGTAAAGATGGGTATTGGGGATTTATAGATATTGATGGAAATGAAAAAATTCCTTTACAGTATAGTGAGGTAAATCCATTTATTGAGGGATATGCTGTGGTAAAGGCAAGTTATTTTAAAAATGGAATTATAAACACTTCCAATGACACCATTGTCCCATTAGATTTTGAAGAATTAGAGAATTTTCAAGAAGACATGGCGGTGGCAACGTATTATAACAAGAAAAAAGGGTTTGTTGATAAAAAAGGAAAATGGGCCATTTCTCCAGTATATGATTATGCTCAAGGTTTTAGGGAAGGTTTAGCTGCTGTTGCTATGAGAGAGGGTAAAGAAGGAGAAGATGGAGACGTTCATTGGGGGTACATTAATAAAAAAGGGGAACAGATTATTTCGCCAAAATTTGCTGTGGCTCAACCTTTTATTGATGGTATTGCGGTTGTGGCTATAAAAACTGGAAAATATGATTACACCTATGGTTATATTGATACAAAAGGTAATTATATTATAGAACCACGCTTTTTTAACGCCACTCCATTTTTTGAAGGTGTAGCGTCTGTGTTTGATAAAAATGCGAATCCCAAAAAAAACTATATCGATAAAAACGGAAAATTACTTTACACAGTAGACAAAGAGTAATTTTAAACAATAATTTTGTAACATTTATTTTTTGTTAACTTTGAAAGCTAACCAACCTTTTATTAAGCCATGCAAAATAGATTTCATTTCTTATTTTTCTTTTTATTAATTCTACCTCTATCACTTACAGCACAAGATTTTAATTCTTTAGAATATCGTACTGTTGGTCCCGAAAGAGGAGGGCGTGTTACTACGGTAACAGGAACTGCACATTTCCCAGGTACATTTTACTTAGGAGCATCTGGTGGTGGTGTATGGAAAACGGAAGATTATGGTATATCATGGAATAATATTTCTGATGGTTTTTTTAATACCCCATCAATTGGAGCTATAGAAGTTGCAACAAATGACCCTAATATAATATATGTGGGTACCGGTTCTGATGGTTTACGAAGTAATGTAATTTCTGGAAAAGGAGTTTACAAATCAATTGATGCAGGAAAAACCTGGGAACACATCGGTCTAAAAGATACAGGGCAAATAGGTGCTATAGAAATAGATCCTACAGATAATAATACCGTTTGGGTGGCTGCCATCGGAAATGCTTTTGGGGCCAATACTGAACGTGGTATTTATAAAACAACTAATGGTGGTAAAGATTGGGATAAGGTTTTGTATATATCTGATAAAGTTGGTTTTTCTGATTTAGAATTACTTCCAGGAAATCCGAATATTGTTTATGCTGCTGCATGGAAAGCAGAACGGAAGCCTTGGACCATTATTTCTGGTGGTAAAGCCAATGAAGGTGGAATATACAAATCTATAAATGGTGGTAAAGATTGGGTCAAGCTGGAAGATGGATTGCCAAAAGACTTAATTGGTAAAATTGATTTGGCAGTATCGCCTGTAGAATCAAGTATTTTATACGCTATTATTGAAGCTCCTGAAAAGGAGGGAGGTTTGTACAAATCGGAAAATCAAGGAAAATCATTTACACATATTTCCAATAATAAAGGTCTGGTAAATCGTCCATTTTATTATATAAATGTTGAGTTAGACCCTACAAATCCAGATATCGTTTATTCAAATGCAAATCCACTATTAAAGTCAATTGATGGTGGTAAATCATGGGAACGAATGAGCGTTCCTCATGGTGACAATCATGATATTTGGATAAATCCTAATAATCCAAATTTACTAATACAATGTAATGATGGTGGGGCTAATGTTTCTCATAATGGAGGAAAAACATGGTCAACACAATTTAATCAACCTACAGCAGAGTTATATCAAGTAGAAGTAGATGATCAATATCCATATTGGTTATATGCAGGTATGCAAGATAATTCATCTACCATTGCAGTACCTAGTTTTCCGCCAAGTGGTATTCAAAATCCGGGTACGGGTTGGATAATAAATACAGGTGGTTGTGAAACAGGTCCTGGTGTACCTAAACCAGGAAATCATAATATCGTATATGCCAATTGCAAAGGACGCTTTAGTGTATTTGATAAACGCACAGGTACTGAAAAAAGTTACTATGTGGGAGCATC
The nucleotide sequence above comes from Aureibaculum algae. Encoded proteins:
- a CDS encoding WG repeat-containing protein, producing the protein MSRLLTFIIILSTLLLNCQNEEKENTLLPISVNGNFGFINYDGEMVIEPIYDDFEGYSNGIIGVGFNGKDGFINEKGEEITGFIYDRVRYFNDGLASVRLNRKYGFVNFEGDVVIPIKYDFVFHFSNGMAAFSNVGQSRIYGYLNTKGDVIVEPIFNVANSFYEGFAAVKVDDKFGFINKKGEYITELVYDEVGDFFQGYAAVSKDGYWGFIDIDGNEKIPLQYSEVNPFIEGYAVVKASYFKNGIINTSNDTIVPLDFEELENFQEDMAVATYYNKKKGFVDKKGKWAISPVYDYAQGFREGLAAVAMREGKEGEDGDVHWGYINKKGEQIISPKFAVAQPFIDGIAVVAIKTGKYDYTYGYIDTKGNYIIEPRFFNATPFFEGVASVFDKNANPKKNYIDKNGKLLYTVDKE